In the Deltaproteobacteria bacterium genome, one interval contains:
- a CDS encoding helicase C-terminal domain-containing protein: MDRELLSNSVKNRIRISIEEASGNEVFFVGSFTGSAVIDEVRVVARGSNYAVPAVIDSASPGEVVIHNHPSGNLTPSGQDLQIASVFGNQGIGFYIVNNNASEIYVVVEPFAEKEIEPLGIEGLREMLLPGGEIAELMGDKYELRDEQLHMLEAVTNAFNDEEVSIIEAGTGTGKTLSYLIPAVKWALQNGERVVVSTNTINLQEQLIDKDIPLVHRAFDEDFNYSLVKGMGNYLCLLRAETINDGLFEMAEEDEVDAISNILEWAGMTDDGSLSDLSFTPPEGVWDKVSAESDSCLRARCPYYSRCFFYKSRRELASSQLLVVNHHLLFSDLSIKGASEKSDAGILPPFRRVIFDEAHHLVDAATSHFGMRATKYGIIRILRRLKRKGKGGETKGLIYYTASIASKLVRHMRKGIVNDVLRRVEQNLSPRIDTAEEYARDAFDTLFSFSLAVTREKEPSAEEVSLRLTEEVFKREDWEEIDRKFSILRIRLKELYEEIKSFTDILLDYESENDIAKLMVEFRGASNKLDYYSDVISTFLSPEDDGHVRWVEGREGRGGVISGLGLSPLDISQPLKERLYSKCGTVVMTSATMSVRKDFRFIKSGLGLEDDERVSELILPSPFNYEKQLLLAVPNDIPEPGAMRYSQAIAPLIAQAVRASDGNALILFTSYSLLETVYKDIYRELESDDILTLRQGAMPRARLLEKFRIVDRSVLFATDSFWEGVDVPGNALRLVIIARLPFRVPTEPIIEARVEHMESQGLNSFIEYSVPVAVLKFKQGFGRLIRTRSDIGAVLVLDKRIISKFYGRYFLESLPDCNRLISGSGEIIKELESFFAEKD, translated from the coding sequence GTGGACAGGGAACTGCTTTCAAACAGCGTTAAAAACAGAATAAGAATATCCATCGAGGAGGCCTCGGGGAACGAGGTGTTTTTTGTAGGTTCCTTTACCGGGAGCGCGGTAATAGATGAGGTGAGAGTTGTGGCGCGCGGCAGCAATTACGCGGTGCCCGCGGTTATCGATTCCGCAAGTCCCGGCGAGGTCGTGATTCACAATCATCCTTCGGGCAACCTGACCCCTTCCGGACAGGATTTACAGATAGCCTCCGTATTCGGGAACCAGGGCATCGGATTTTACATAGTCAACAATAACGCCTCCGAGATTTACGTCGTGGTCGAGCCTTTTGCCGAAAAGGAGATCGAGCCTCTGGGCATTGAGGGATTAAGGGAGATGCTTCTTCCCGGGGGTGAGATAGCGGAATTAATGGGCGACAAATACGAGCTCAGGGATGAGCAGCTCCATATGCTGGAGGCTGTAACAAACGCGTTTAACGACGAAGAGGTGTCGATCATCGAAGCCGGAACCGGCACGGGCAAAACACTTTCGTACTTAATACCGGCTGTAAAATGGGCGCTTCAAAACGGCGAGAGAGTGGTTGTCTCGACGAATACGATTAACCTCCAGGAACAGTTGATTGATAAGGACATCCCTCTTGTGCACAGGGCGTTTGACGAGGACTTTAACTATTCGCTCGTCAAGGGTATGGGAAATTATCTGTGTCTGCTGCGGGCGGAGACTATAAACGACGGCCTCTTCGAAATGGCGGAAGAGGATGAGGTGGATGCGATTTCAAATATCCTTGAATGGGCGGGGATGACCGACGACGGATCGCTCTCGGACCTGTCGTTTACCCCGCCCGAAGGTGTGTGGGATAAAGTATCCGCCGAAAGCGATAGCTGCCTCCGCGCCAGGTGCCCGTATTATTCGAGATGCTTTTTCTATAAATCCAGGAGAGAGCTCGCCTCTTCGCAGCTGCTGGTGGTGAATCATCACCTGCTTTTCTCCGATCTCTCGATCAAGGGCGCGTCCGAGAAGAGTGACGCGGGGATACTTCCGCCATTCAGGAGGGTAATATTCGATGAGGCTCACCATCTTGTCGACGCGGCTACTTCGCACTTCGGCATGAGGGCCACCAAGTACGGGATAATCAGGATATTGAGGCGTTTAAAGAGAAAGGGGAAGGGCGGGGAGACAAAGGGGCTAATCTATTACACGGCGTCAATCGCCTCAAAGCTAGTAAGGCATATGAGGAAAGGAATTGTCAACGACGTCCTGAGAAGGGTAGAGCAGAACCTCTCCCCCAGGATCGATACCGCCGAGGAATATGCGAGGGACGCGTTCGATACCCTATTTTCATTCTCGCTCGCGGTAACGCGGGAAAAAGAGCCGTCTGCCGAAGAGGTGAGCTTAAGGCTGACCGAGGAGGTATTCAAGCGCGAGGACTGGGAGGAGATAGATAGGAAATTCTCAATTCTCAGAATAAGACTGAAAGAGCTGTATGAGGAAATTAAATCCTTCACTGATATCCTGCTGGATTATGAGTCGGAGAACGATATAGCGAAGCTCATGGTCGAGTTCAGGGGCGCGTCGAACAAGCTCGATTATTATTCGGATGTTATAAGCACGTTCCTCAGCCCGGAGGATGACGGCCATGTGAGATGGGTCGAGGGCAGGGAGGGGAGAGGGGGCGTAATATCGGGGCTCGGGTTATCCCCCCTCGATATATCCCAGCCGCTTAAAGAGAGGCTCTATTCCAAATGCGGCACAGTGGTTATGACTTCCGCCACCATGTCCGTGAGAAAGGACTTCCGGTTCATTAAATCGGGGCTCGGGCTTGAGGATGATGAGAGGGTCTCGGAGCTCATACTTCCCTCGCCTTTTAATTACGAGAAGCAGCTTCTTCTGGCAGTGCCGAACGATATACCCGAGCCGGGCGCAATGCGCTATTCGCAGGCGATAGCGCCCCTCATCGCTCAGGCGGTAAGAGCTTCGGACGGAAACGCGCTTATTCTATTCACATCCTACTCGCTTCTCGAAACTGTATATAAGGATATTTACCGGGAGCTCGAATCGGACGATATTCTTACGCTCAGGCAGGGAGCTATGCCGAGGGCGAGACTGCTCGAAAAGTTCAGGATAGTGGACAGATCGGTCCTCTTCGCCACGGACAGCTTCTGGGAGGGAGTCGATGTCCCGGGTAACGCGCTCAGGCTTGTAATAATTGCAAGGCTTCCTTTCAGAGTGCCCACGGAACCCATAATAGAGGCCAGGGTAGAGCATATGGAGAGTCAGGGGCTAAACTCATTTATCGAGTACAGCGTTCCTGTCGCGGTACTAAAGTTCAAGCAGGGATTCGGAAGGCTCATCAGGACAAGAAGCGATATAGGCGCCGTTTTAGTTCTGGACAAGAGAATAATCAGTAAATTCTACGGGAGATACTTTCTTGAATCCCTACCCGACTGTAACCGGTTAATATCCGGTTCAGGCGAGATAATAAAAGAACTCGAATCCTTTTTCGCGGAAAAGGACTGA
- a CDS encoding SDR family oxidoreductase produces the protein MEMATETVLITGASSGIGWELAKLFASDNSNLVLVARREDRLGELADLLKSEFGVDVFILPTDLSKKTAPRQIFSKLRKERIQIDVLVNNAGFGARGSVLELGADLQMDMIHVNVAALTHLTRLFLPGIVERGRGGILNVASLAGFQPGPNLAVYYATKAYVLSFTEALSEEITDPNIKITCLAPGPVRTEFGSKSKLDDSLLFKLSLMDVGPVAKTAYEGFRKGKVIIVPGVKQKITPFMLRLLPRSVVRKIVKSLQS, from the coding sequence ATGGAAATGGCAACAGAGACCGTATTAATAACCGGAGCGTCTTCGGGAATCGGATGGGAGCTTGCAAAACTGTTCGCCTCTGACAACTCGAACCTCGTGCTCGTAGCCCGCAGGGAAGACAGGCTCGGCGAGCTTGCCGACCTGCTAAAATCCGAGTTCGGAGTGGATGTTTTTATTTTACCCACGGACCTTTCGAAAAAAACCGCGCCCAGACAGATATTCAGCAAACTCCGGAAGGAGAGGATACAAATTGACGTGCTTGTCAACAACGCAGGATTCGGAGCGCGAGGCAGCGTGCTTGAACTCGGCGCCGACCTGCAGATGGACATGATTCACGTGAACGTGGCCGCCCTCACCCACCTGACGCGACTTTTTCTGCCGGGGATCGTCGAAAGGGGCCGCGGAGGGATATTGAACGTAGCCTCACTGGCCGGGTTTCAGCCTGGTCCCAACCTCGCTGTCTACTACGCTACAAAGGCGTACGTTCTTTCATTTACCGAAGCGCTGTCCGAGGAAATAACCGATCCGAACATCAAAATCACCTGTCTTGCCCCTGGCCCTGTAAGGACGGAATTCGGCTCCAAGTCAAAGCTCGACGATTCCCTTCTATTCAAGCTCAGCCTCATGGATGTCGGGCCCGTCGCGAAGACCGCCTACGAAGGGTTCAGAAAAGGAAAAGTAATCATAGTTCCGGGAGTAAAGCAGAAAATTACCCCGTTCATGCTGCGGCTCCTCCCCCGTTCGGTCGTCAGGAAGATAGTAAAATCCCTTCAATCCTGA
- the mtgA gene encoding monofunctional biosynthetic peptidoglycan transglycosylase, with the protein MKKAYRKLFNFILKILIFVVILSLGWVLLYKYVDPPLTPLMVIGYFGGAGRIEKGWRDYNEISGSMKMAVISAEDQKFPFHDGFDIESIEEAIDERMKGDRLRGASSISQQTAKNVFLWPSRSWLRKGIEAYFTFLIEKIWGKKRILEVYLNVIETGKGIYGVERAGEIYFGKSAKNLNQGEAALIAVSLPNPRLMSPAKPSTYMKRRAAWVAGQMNNLGGAGYLKNIN; encoded by the coding sequence ATGAAGAAAGCTTACAGGAAACTTTTCAACTTTATTCTGAAAATTTTAATCTTTGTCGTGATCCTGTCGCTCGGCTGGGTTTTGCTCTATAAGTACGTAGACCCGCCGCTCACACCGCTGATGGTTATCGGATATTTCGGCGGGGCGGGAAGGATCGAGAAAGGGTGGCGGGACTATAACGAGATTTCAGGCTCCATGAAAATGGCGGTGATATCCGCCGAGGACCAGAAATTCCCTTTTCACGACGGATTTGACATCGAATCCATAGAGGAAGCTATAGACGAGAGGATGAAAGGGGACAGGCTCAGGGGAGCGAGCTCGATATCACAGCAGACCGCGAAGAACGTATTCCTGTGGCCTTCCAGATCGTGGCTGAGAAAGGGGATCGAGGCCTATTTTACATTTCTTATTGAGAAAATCTGGGGGAAGAAGAGGATTCTCGAAGTGTACCTAAACGTGATTGAGACCGGGAAAGGTATTTACGGAGTGGAGAGGGCGGGCGAGATATACTTCGGCAAATCGGCTAAGAATCTGAACCAGGGGGAGGCGGCTCTAATCGCGGTCTCCCTTCCCAACCCTCGATTAATGTCTCCCGCAAAACCGTCAACGTATATGAAAAGGAGGGCGGCGTGGGTCGCGGGGCAGATGAATAACCTGGGCGGCGCAGGGTATCTGAAAAATATAAATTGA